From Salinibacterium sp. ZJ450, one genomic window encodes:
- a CDS encoding aldo/keto reductase yields the protein MGVLLGDGLHTSRQGFGAMAVSGVYGETDAADALATLNHAVDIGVRLIDTANVYGDGQNETLISSLLRTRRDEVVLATKFGIPSEPDEYRARGDAAYVRSSLHESLSRLGTDVIDLYYYHRVDPRVPIEETVGALAELVEAGDIRHIGLSEVTASELRRAHAVHPIAAVQSEWSLWSRDVEASIVPTAASLGVGFVPYSPLGRGFFAGGASGAALPADDLRRKFPRFAPERLARNQALLAAVQSAASALSVQSERPVTPAQLALAWLYAKGRAFRLPVVPIPGTRRASRVDENAAAVCIELDAATVESLDALAARVEGDRSSDLNWISQGREAAE from the coding sequence ATGGGCGTGCTACTCGGAGACGGCCTGCACACCTCGCGGCAGGGTTTCGGCGCGATGGCGGTGTCGGGCGTCTATGGCGAGACGGATGCCGCGGACGCCCTCGCCACCCTGAACCACGCCGTCGACATCGGGGTGCGGCTGATCGACACCGCCAATGTGTACGGCGACGGCCAGAACGAGACGCTGATCTCGTCGCTGCTGCGCACTCGCCGCGATGAGGTGGTGCTCGCGACCAAGTTCGGCATCCCGTCGGAGCCCGATGAGTATCGGGCGCGCGGCGATGCGGCGTACGTGCGCTCGTCGCTGCACGAGAGCCTCAGCCGGCTCGGCACCGACGTGATCGACCTGTACTACTACCACCGAGTCGACCCGCGGGTGCCGATCGAGGAGACGGTCGGCGCGCTCGCCGAACTGGTTGAGGCCGGCGACATCCGGCACATCGGCCTGTCGGAGGTGACCGCCTCCGAGCTGCGGCGCGCCCACGCGGTGCACCCGATCGCGGCGGTGCAGAGCGAGTGGTCGCTGTGGAGCCGGGATGTCGAGGCCTCTATCGTGCCGACGGCGGCGTCGCTCGGCGTGGGCTTCGTGCCGTACTCGCCGCTCGGGCGCGGGTTCTTCGCGGGAGGTGCCTCGGGTGCCGCCCTGCCTGCGGATGACCTGCGGCGGAAGTTCCCGCGGTTCGCGCCGGAGCGGTTGGCGCGCAATCAGGCGCTGCTGGCGGCGGTGCAGTCCGCGGCATCCGCACTGTCGGTGCAGTCGGAGCGCCCGGTGACGCCCGCGCAGCTGGCGCTGGCCTGGCTGTACGCCAAGGGACGCGCGTTCAGGCTGCCGGTGGTGCCGATCCCGGGCACGCGGCGGGCGTCGCGGGTGGACGAGAACGCGGCGGCGGTGTGCATCGAGCTGGATGCCGCGACGGTGGAGTCGCTCGATGCGTTGGCGGCTCGGGTGGAAGGCGACCGCTCGTCCGACCTCAACTGGATCTCGCAGGGCCGGGAGGCGGCGGAGTAG